A stretch of the Nicotiana tabacum cultivar K326 chromosome 6, ASM71507v2, whole genome shotgun sequence genome encodes the following:
- the LOC142181739 gene encoding uncharacterized protein LOC142181739: MQKMMKFLGSESSSSFFQIDLLNDPVDEYKDNQFLTDSLEVCLARILMEENYKPIVQPQRRLNPAMQEVVKKEVVKVLAAGIIYPISDSPWIPIAPEYQEKNTFTCPHGTYAYRRIPFGLCNAPAPFQHCISAIFSYMTEKFLEIFMDDFTLFEGIVLGYKTTTKEIEVDKAKIDLIAVLPPPTTIKGTRSFLGHAGTKVTVFTEHVALKYLLTKKDARPRLLRWILLLQEFHLKIKYKKGLENQVADHLSRLENPPTELLDIQEEFPNEHIFSVMRLYRPPWFANIDNYLAGGNNKILSHCHDGAVGGYYGGRRTTTKVLEVGFFWPTLFEDARNFVIACDKCQRTGNISKRDEMPLNFILVCEIFDIWCIDFMDPFSPSNGCEYILVATRKNKASVVCDFLKKKYLF, encoded by the exons atGCAGAAAATGATGAAATTTCTTGGAAGTGAGTCATCATCATCTTTCTTTCAAATTGACTTATTAAATGACCCTGTAGATGAATACAAAGATAATCAGTTTCTTACTGATTCATTAGAGGTATGTTTGGCCAG GATCCTCATGGAAGAAAATTACAAACCAATAGTTCAACCCCAAAGGAGACTTAATCCAGCAATGCAGGAAGTTGTCAAGAAAGAAGTGGTAAAAGTTTTAGCAGCAGGTATTATCTATCCGATATCTGACAGCCCTTGG ATACCAATTGCTCCAGAATATCAGGAGAAAAATACATTCACATGCCCCCATGGTACGTATGCTTACAGAAGAATTCCATTTGGACTATGTAACGCTCCTGCTCCATTTCAACATTGTATATCAGCAATTTTCTCATATATGACTGaaaaatttcttgaaattttcatggatgatttcacacTCTTTG AGGGAATTGTTTTAGGATATAAAACTACTACCAAAGAAATAGAAGttgataaggctaaaattgatctTATAGCAGTATTACCTCCTCCTACCACTATTAAAGGCACTAGAAGTTTCTTAGGGCATGCAG GAACGAAGGTTACAGTGTTCACCGAACATGTAGCCTTAAAGTATCTATTAACAAAGAAAGACGCTAGACCTAGATTGCTAAGATGGATACTCCTTTTGCAAGAATTTCAtctcaaaataaaatataaaaaaggtTTAGAAAATCAGGTAGCTGATCATTTGTCACGTTTAGAGAATCCTCCTACCGAACTACTAGATATCCAAGAGGAATTTCCTAATGAGCATATCTTTTCAGTTATGCGATTGTATAGACCTCCTTGGTTTGCTAATATTGACAATTATTTAGCGGGAGG aaataataaaattttaagtcattgCCATGATGGAGCTGTAGGTGGATACTATGGAGGAAGAAGGACGACAACTAAAGTACTTGAAGTTGGTTTTTTCTGGCCAACTTTGTTCGAAGATGCAAGAAATTTTGTTATTGCTTGTGATAAATGTCAGAGAACCGGTAatatttcaaaaagggatgagatgcctcttaaCTTTATCCTTGTgtgtgaaatatttgatatttGGTGCATTGACTTCATGGATCCTTTTTCTCCTTCAAATGGTTGCGAATATATTTTAGTTGCAACTAGAAAAAATAAAGCtagtgttgtttgtgattttctcAAGAAAAAATATCTTTTCTAG